The segment TGCAGCATACAAGACTGAAGAATTGAAGTTTAAGGATGAGAACGCCAGATCGAGAATTTCTGGTATTCACAAACCGATTGATTCCAGCAAGCTTTCGGGTTTTGTTAGATCTGAGCTTTTCTACCCTTTGCGATTTTGCACGTTTGGTGCCTGATCTTTGTGACTCTTCGATTTCGGCCCCAAAACTTTCAAATAAGCAGATTTTTCATCAATCTTCTcctaaaatcttaaaatatgCTATGATTGCTTCTAAGGTTCTTATGGCTCTTAATGAAAGTTATTATACCTTTAACCGACTATTGATCGAAATTGCAACTAACAATTCTGATATTCGGATAATTGATATACATTACTTAACTTTTAGAGTTTGAGTATATACTGATAGTCGACTACTGGTAAAAAAACCcaactaaaaataatagtatccggatatttatttttagttagcCAGTCACTAACATAATAATCatttaatatgtaaaatatctGGATAAATTGGAATATAACCATGCAAAGTCACAGAGGAAGATGAATAAAAAACATATGTTTATTAGTCGGTTAAACTAATTTATAGACTAGAAACATATTTGTTAGCCGtctaaaataatttaagatcTCTGATTGCAAAGAGCAAGGATAACAACGTCATTTTACCCTTATCTCTCTCCACTTATTATTGTTCTTCCATTTTTGCAAATTTTCAAGTTATTAACTGCTTTTCATGCAATTCATTCTTATTTGGAGGAATTGGTTTTAGtgaaatatatgttaattttatacGTATTATATAATTTGCTAATGTTAACCTGTCGTActaatgtattatatttttatttttgaacacaaatattttatatttatgaaaataaaatatataaatttatcaatttaataaaattttatcatatttagctcaatataatatttttattttagtatgatttattatgattacattataaataaaaataggatataatttttatttttcattttgtaaATGATAACtgaataaattaatgtataatatatttcaaaactaatttcaaaattagtgaaaatatttaaatataatttataaaaattaagatctTGTTAAAATCGTTTTGAACagatttgttatatttttttaataaatatatttatatttaaaatgaaattatatcaaaagatattatgattaaattaGTTCAAAGATTACATATATTGTtagtattaataaaatatatttaataaaaaaattaaaagatggtccaaattaaaaatcaaacatGAAAAAAGTCACggcttatattttaataaataaaatgcaACTAAAATAATAACCTTTATTTATAAACATCGTAGTGTACTGAttaccttttattttatttattaatttgaaaaaaaatattttattaaattagtaAGATATCCTAAATGAGAATGTTGaccattttaataaaacttcctAACTAATAAATTTGACCatcttattttattagaaagatATCTCAAAATGATCATAAAAATCCTCAAAGATAATCAAGCAATAAAATAAATCTAGGCTTATAAAACTGTAAGttagtatatatatgcatgtatcTAACCTCTTTGTAAAACCCAAAAGTTAAGAAGGTGTGTGAAGATACATACTATGTTCTATCATATTGACAAAACAACaatatatatcttattaatTGTCTCTGTTCTCTTATTCACGCAGGGAGGAGGAAGAAAGATGGTGTCTTGTGGGAGGTTTGCTCAGGTGTCCTCGAGTGACGACGAAGAGGACTCCCTAGCGAAGACGAGGTCTCAGGGACAGAACTCAAGGAGACCTGAGGAAACAATGGAGGGAAAAATGATGAAGCGTGAGAAGGTGAGCCTGAACGAAGAGTCTGATGGGGAAGAGGAGGAGAcagagaggaagagaaagaaagatgacgAAGAAACGCCGCCGGAGGAATTAGAGCCCGATGACGCGAAACCGGTTGGTGAGCCGGTTAAAGTTACGGGTAGAGGAACCCATTACTGGCAGTTCGAATACGGCGGCAACAGATACGAGCTGGTGAGATACATCATGCTTTCCCTTTGCACCTGAATGCTTTGTTTCTAGCCTCTCTCTGACATTCCTTTATTGCACAGGAGGATTCGGTGCTGTTGCATCCAGAAGACAATAGTCTTGAGCCTTATGTTGCCATTATCAAGGTACTGAATTTTTGTATATGCTCAGCGCTGGTCTTGGACAAACCCAAATGAAACACTGATCTTAGGCACCCTAAAATTTTGAAGTAAATTACATAGACAtgccaaaaagaaaaataatttacgcttgcaaatttgtaaaaaaaaaaaaattagttgaaatgtttaataaatcacCTATGGCCTCTTAAATCTTGTTGTATCATCCATTTCACTTGTTTTCTTGGGTAGGATATTACCAAAAAACAAGATGGAAGGATGATGATTCTGGGACAATGGTTTTATCGTCAAGAAGATGCAAAGAAAATGGATGGTGGAAACTGGGTAGTAAATGATACACATGAACTTTTCTACAGTTTCCATCGTGATGAGGTCCCAGCAGAATCAGTGATTGAAAGATGCGTGGTGAATTTTGTTCCAGCTCATAAGCAACTTCCGAGAGGCACAGGTTTTATTGTGCGAGAGGTGTATGATACGGTAGCTAAGAAGCTGTGGAAGTTGACTGATATGGATTATGCAGTTGCAAAACAACGTGAAATTGACCTCTTTGTGGATAAGTCATTGGCGCGATTGGGTGATCTTCCTGACCTCTAAATCTCTAATCTAAACTGTTTCATTTTATATGGTTTTGTGGAGAGTTAAGC is part of the Brassica rapa cultivar Chiifu-401-42 chromosome A09, CAAS_Brap_v3.01, whole genome shotgun sequence genome and harbors:
- the LOC103833857 gene encoding uncharacterized protein LOC103833857; translation: MNEVLVLSLKFCIVDLVIEMVKKRKVKDMDIKIKYTCLAITGGGRKMVSCGRFAQVSSSDDEEDSLAKTRSQGQNSRRPEETMEGKMMKREKVSLNEESDGEEEETERKRKKDDEETPPEELEPDDAKPVGEPVKVTGRGTHYWQFEYGGNRYELEDSVLLHPEDNSLEPYVAIIKDITKKQDGRMMILGQWFYRQEDAKKMDGGNWVVNDTHELFYSFHRDEVPAESVIERCVVNFVPAHKQLPRGTGFIVREVYDTVAKKLWKLTDMDYAVAKQREIDLFVDKSLARLGDLPDL